One stretch of Cohnella algarum DNA includes these proteins:
- a CDS encoding NAD-dependent epimerase has translation MELKSVDNSKVYLVTGAAGFIGMHLSKRLLELGCKVIGLDNINEYYDVELKYARLNILNKFDQFTFHKADIVDKVYLQRLFSDTKIHVVINLAAQAGVRYSIENPDAYIQSNVVGFLNILEMCRHFKVAHLLYASSSSVYGGNEKVPFSTEDRTDNPVSLYAATKKSNELMAHTYSHLYKIPTTGLRFFTVYGPYGRPDMAYFSFTKAIIEGKPIMVYNNGDMYRDFTYIEDIVEGVIKLSNKSQSLETLNHPYKLYNLGNNRPEKLMTLIEELEKQIGKKALLEFHPMQPGDVYKTYADIKSIKNSIDFCPKTTLNTGLRHFVSWYKGYIMEGQNE, from the coding sequence ATGGAATTAAAATCAGTAGACAACAGCAAAGTTTATCTTGTGACAGGTGCAGCTGGTTTTATAGGCATGCACCTATCTAAAAGACTTTTAGAGTTAGGGTGTAAAGTTATTGGGCTTGATAATATCAACGAATATTATGATGTTGAACTAAAATATGCTCGTTTAAATATATTAAACAAGTTTGATCAATTTACTTTTCATAAGGCTGATATTGTAGATAAAGTATATCTTCAGAGGCTCTTTTCTGATACAAAAATCCATGTCGTAATTAATCTAGCCGCTCAAGCCGGTGTCAGATACAGCATTGAAAATCCAGACGCTTATATACAATCCAATGTTGTCGGTTTTTTGAATATTTTGGAAATGTGTAGACATTTTAAAGTTGCTCACCTCCTCTATGCATCATCTAGTTCTGTATACGGCGGAAATGAAAAAGTCCCTTTCTCAACAGAGGATAGAACAGATAATCCCGTTAGCCTCTATGCAGCAACAAAGAAGTCAAATGAATTGATGGCTCATACGTACAGTCATTTATATAAGATTCCTACGACAGGACTTCGCTTCTTTACCGTCTATGGGCCTTATGGTAGGCCAGATATGGCTTATTTTTCTTTTACAAAGGCTATCATCGAAGGCAAACCGATTATGGTTTATAACAATGGAGATATGTATAGGGATTTTACATATATTGAGGATATTGTTGAAGGGGTTATAAAATTATCCAACAAATCTCAATCCCTTGAAACTCTTAATCATCCATATAAATTATATAATCTAGGTAACAATCGTCCAGAAAAATTAATGACTTTAATTGAAGAGTTAGAGAAGCAGATTGGTAAGAAAGCTTTATTAGAGTTTCACCCAATGCAGCCGGGCGATGTATACAAAACATATGCGGACATTAAAAGCATAAAAAATTCTATAGATTTTTGCCCCAAAACTACATTAAACACAGGACTTAGACATTTTGTATCATGGTATAAAGGGTATATAATGGAGGGTCAAAATGAATAA
- a CDS encoding nucleotide sugar dehydrogenase, translating into MAKIAVIGTGYVGLVSGAILSDFGHTITCVDIDQNKINELKNGVIPIYEPGLQSIVQKNYYYKRLSFSTNIKEAVQSNDVIFIAVGTPPAEDGSADLKYVLDVAKNIAEYMNGYKVIVNKSTVPVGTGQKVKSIIRDIIESRQEDFSFDIVSNPEFLREGSAVQDFTHPDRVVIGAESHRAFDVMKEVYRVLYINETPFVETNIETAEMIKYASNAFLAMKITFINEIANVCEKVGADVQKVAKAMGQDGRISPKFLHAGPGYGGSCFPKDTVALTKIAKDNGERVSLIEATIEANERQKLRMVDKIVSAFGDLKDKTIAILGVTFKPNTDDMRDAPSLVILPELVKRGARLNVFDPEGIKEGAWRFKHLGDHIKWCSNTYEAIQNTDATVILTEWNEFRNLDFDKLRAVGGSQYFFDFRNIYNKQTMLEKGFKYIGVGV; encoded by the coding sequence GTGGCCAAAATTGCAGTTATCGGTACAGGTTATGTTGGGTTGGTGTCCGGGGCTATTCTCTCAGATTTTGGTCACACCATAACTTGTGTGGATATCGACCAAAATAAAATCAATGAACTGAAAAACGGTGTTATTCCAATTTACGAACCAGGTTTGCAGTCGATCGTTCAAAAAAACTATTATTATAAACGCTTAAGTTTTTCAACAAACATTAAAGAAGCGGTCCAAAGTAATGATGTTATTTTTATTGCTGTCGGTACTCCTCCAGCTGAAGATGGTAGCGCTGATTTGAAATATGTGCTCGATGTGGCGAAAAATATTGCAGAGTATATGAATGGATATAAAGTGATTGTCAATAAGTCCACTGTACCTGTTGGAACCGGCCAAAAGGTTAAATCAATCATTCGTGACATAATAGAATCTAGACAGGAGGATTTTTCTTTCGATATCGTTTCAAATCCCGAATTTCTTAGAGAGGGTTCTGCTGTACAGGACTTCACACACCCGGATCGGGTTGTAATTGGCGCTGAAAGTCATCGGGCATTCGATGTAATGAAGGAAGTATATCGGGTTCTTTATATTAACGAAACCCCATTTGTTGAAACCAATATAGAAACAGCAGAAATGATTAAGTACGCATCGAATGCTTTTTTAGCAATGAAAATTACATTTATAAACGAAATTGCTAATGTTTGCGAAAAGGTTGGAGCCGACGTCCAAAAAGTTGCCAAAGCAATGGGGCAAGACGGGCGTATCTCCCCCAAGTTTTTGCATGCAGGTCCCGGCTATGGAGGAAGCTGCTTTCCTAAGGATACGGTTGCTCTTACTAAAATTGCTAAAGACAACGGAGAGCGAGTTTCTCTTATTGAGGCTACTATTGAAGCGAATGAACGGCAAAAATTAAGAATGGTCGACAAAATCGTAAGTGCATTCGGGGATCTTAAAGATAAGACGATAGCGATTTTAGGTGTCACCTTTAAACCCAATACCGATGATATGAGGGATGCGCCATCTCTTGTGATCTTGCCGGAATTAGTGAAAAGGGGAGCAAGATTGAATGTGTTTGATCCGGAAGGTATAAAAGAAGGGGCTTGGAGATTTAAGCACCTTGGCGACCACATTAAATGGTGTAGTAACACATATGAAGCCATTCAGAATACGGATGCTACAGTAATTCTTACTGAATGGAATGAGTTTCGTAATCTTGATTTCGATAAACTTCGTGCGGTTGGAGGAAGTCAATATTTCTTTGACTTTAGAAATATCTATAATAAGCAAACAATGTTGGAAAAAGGATTTAAATACATTGGTGTAGGTGTTTAA